A window of Roseateles sp. XES5 genomic DNA:
GCCGACGAGTTCGGCGAGCGGCAGCAGGTAGACGGGGTTGTAGGGATGCGCCACGAACAGGCGTTCGGGGTGCTTCATGTCGCGCTGGAGATCGGTCGGCATGAGGCCGGAGGTGGAGGAGCCGATCAGGGCGTCGGGCTTGGCGGCGGCGTCGATCTGGGTCAGGACATTGCGCTTCAGTTCCAGCCGCTCGGGAACGCTTTCCTGAATCCAGTCAGCGTCTTGCACGGTCTCTTCGATGCTCTTGCAGAAGGTGACCTTACCCTTCGGCGGCAGCGGGGCCATGGTGAGCATGCCATAGGCGCGCTCGGCATTGGCCATGACTTCGCCGATGATGCGCTCGGCTTCCGGATGCGGATCGAAGACCTTGACGTCGATGCCGGCGAGCGCGAAGCGGGCGACCCATGCTCCGCCGATGACGCCGCCGCCGACACAGGCTGCCTTGTTGATGGTGCTCATAGGGATACTGCTTTCATGGCTTGTGGTCTTCAGATGCGGCATCCCCCTTCGCCCTGGCGGACATCTCCCCTTCAAGAGCGGGGAGATCAGAGGGGCAATGCCTTGCCCAATGCAACGGTCGCGGTCGAACGGAGGCGCCTGTTTCCCGCCGATCTCCTTTCGAGAGGAGATGACCGGCGGGGCGGAGCGGGTGACCGCGTTCCGCCGCGCGCCTCGTTCGTCAGCCGCGCGGCGCGCGCTTCGTCAGTTTCAGCTTCTCGCGCACTTCGGCGGGGCCGATGACGCGGGCGCCCATGCTTTCGACGATGTTGACGGCCTTGTCGACGAGCTGCGCATTGGTGGCGAGCTGGCCCTTGCCGACATAGAGATTGTCCTCGAGGCCGACGCGGACATTGCCGCCCGCAAGCACGGCCGCGGCCGGGTAGGCCATGGCGTTGCGGCCGATGGAGAAGGCCGAGAAGGTCCAGTTGGACGGCACGTTGTTGACCATCGCCATGAAGGTGTTGAGGTCATCCGGCGCACCCCACGGAATGCCCATGCAGAGCTGGATCAGCACCGGGTCCTCGATGATGCCTTCCTCGGCGAGCTGCTTGGCGAACCAGAGGTGGCCGGTGTCGAAGGCTTCGATCTCCGGGCGGACGCCGAGGTCCGTCATCATCTTGCCCATGGCGCGCAGCATGGACGGCGTGTTGGTCATCACGTAGTCGCCGAGCGAGAAGTTCATCGTGCCGCAGTCGAGCGTGCAGATTTCCGGCAGGCATTCGGCGACGTGGGACACGCGCTCGGTGGCGCCCACCATGTCGGTGCCGTTGGGGTTCAGCGGCAGGGGCTGTTCGGTATTGCCGAAGATCATGTCGCCGCCCATGCCGGCGGTGAGGTTGAGCACGACGTCGACCTCGGCGTCGCGGATGCGCTCGGTCACCTCGCGGTAGAGATCGTTGCGACGGCTCGGCGCGCCGGTTTCCGGATCGCGGACATGGCAGTGCACGATGGCCGCGCCGGCCTTGGCGGCTTCTATGGCCGATTCGGCGATCTGCTTGGGAGAGCGCGGAACATGGGGCGATTTTCCGGCGGTGTCGCCGGAGCCGGTGACGGCGCAGGTGATGAAGACGTCGCGGTTCATGGCTAAGGGCATTGTCGTTCTCCCGGTATTCTCGTTACGGCCATTACGAGCCAAGAGAAGGCGCAATGCTTTCACTTTTCGGATCCATCCTTGACAATTCGAGAGATGAAAAAGCATGCTTGCCACATGCTCGATCCCTCCGCCGATACGCTCGACATCGATATTCTCGTGCTGCCCGAGACGAACCTCATTCTCGTCGCCTCGGTCATCGAGCCCTTGCGCGCGGCCAACCGCATCTCCGGCCAGGCGCTCTACCGCTGGCGTATTTTCTCGCCGGACGGATTGCCGGTCGAGACGCGCAGCCGCATCCCGGTGCCGGTCGATGGCCCGTTCCGGCCGGAGAAGGAGGCGCATCCGCTCTTCGTGCTTTCCTCCTATCAATGGCAGATGAGTGCGACGCCTCTGTTGCGGCGCCAGCTTTCGCAGACGGCGCGTTATCGCACGGCCATGGCCGGTATCGAATCGGGCAGCTGGCTGCTCGCCGAGGCGAGCCTGCTCGACGGCCATTCGGTGACGATCCATTGGGAGGACATGGAGGAATTCGCCTCGCGCTATCCGCAGATCGCCGTGATGCGTGAGCGTTTCGTCATCGACGGCAAACGGCTGACGACCGGCGGCTCGCTGCCGACGCTCGACCTGATGCTGGAGATCATCCGCCGCCGGCAGGGCTATTCGCTGGCGCTCGAAGTCTCGCGCCTCTTCATCTACGAACACGAGCGCACCGGGGGCCTGCTGCAGGTGCCGGCGCTCGGCAACATGCGAGTCGCAGACCAACGTGTGAGCCAGGCGGTGCGGCTGATGGAAGAGACGGTGGATGCGCCGTTGACGCTGGCGCGGCTCGCCAGGCGCGTGGGCATCAGCGCGCGGCATTTGCAGGACCTCTTCCAGGAAACCATGGGTGTCGCCCCGCACCAGCACTATCTGGCGCTGCGCCTCAATGCCGCCCGGCGCAAGGTGATCGAGACCAGGGCGGAATTCGCCGACATCGCCGCGCTCACCGGTTTCAATTCGTCCTCCGCCTTCTCCCGCAGCTACCGCGCGCATTACCACGAAAGCCCGACGGAGACGCGGCGGCGGCTGCGGACCGGGGCCAAGACTTAGGTCGAGTCCGGTGAATTGAGGTACGGCGGAGCTGCGCCCGCCTCTTGTCTTGTCGCACTGTCCGACGCCTAAGCGGTGCCGCCTCGGCTGGACATGTTCCTAAGCCTTCGAGAGGAGCGCCAGCATGGTCTCAGCCGCCTGCCGGGAGAGGGCGTCGCGCGGCCAGACGAGGCTGAGCGACTGCTGGTAGGCGGCATCGAGCGGCAGCAGCGTCGGCGGCGGCGCGATGTTGGCGACGGAGTGCTCCGGCAGCACCGAGAGATGGCCGTGGTCCAGCACGAGGTTGATGATGACGGGGATCGAATCGACCTCGACCAGCGTCAGCCGGGCACGGTCGGCAGGTGACAGCGCGGCTTCCAGAAAACGATCCGTCATCTGGCGCAGACCGCTGCGCGGGCTGGGAACCGCGATGGGATAGCGCCGCAACAGGGCGGCGATATCCTGCCGTTCGGCCTCTTCGAGCGCGCGCGGGGCGGCGAGGGCGAGTTGCGAGCGGCCGATCAACTGGCCGTCGAATTCGGCGGGATAGCGATCCGTATCGAGCAGGATCAGGTCGAAGCGGCGGGTTTTCAGGCCGGAGACGAGATCGTCCGCGGTGGTGGAGGAGAGGAACAGCGGCTGGCGGGGCCGGGCCGCGCGCCATTTGACCGCAAGGCGCGCCAGCAGGGCGGCGATCTCGCTTTCATGGCCGAAGGGAATGACGGTGCCGAGCCGCCACGTCGCGGCGGAGCGGCGAAACCGCTCGGCCGAGGCGGCAGAGAGCGCCTCCCAGGCTGTGCCGATGCGCTCGGCAAGGGCGAGCGCCTCGAGGCCGGCCGGCGTGCAGCTTATGCCGGCCGCCGACCGGGCGAGCAGCTTGCAGCCGATGGTCTGCTCCAGATGCGTGAGCTGGCGGGTGAGTTGCGGCTGGCCGAGGCCGAGATTTTTGGCGGCCGCATTGATGCTGCCGGCTCTTGCGGCGGCGGCGAAGCGGGCGAGGGCGGGAAGCGGGATGGCAGGCACCGTTGCCGCGCCGGTCCCCAGGGCGGCGAGCGCGGTGGCGGCGTGGGCGATCTCGGCAAAGCGCGGCAGGCGCGCCTCGGCCTCCAGCGTCGGAACGAGTGCCTGCCCGTCGCGGCGCACCAGCGGCACGGAAAGCACGGCCTCGACCCGGCGAAGCGCCGCGCTGGCGCTGGAGGCGGGCCGGCCGGCAGCGGCGGCCGCCCTGCGGATGCCGCGTTCTTCGAGAATGCTGTGCACAAGGCAAAGGGTGGAGAGATCCACGGAACGGGCCTTTCGGTTTTTCCGTTCGGCCTATAGCATGAACCGTACGGCTTTTGGGATATGGGTTCGGCCCGCGTTCCGCATAACATCCACATCAGGATTTACGCCGCTCCGTCACACGTTTGCTGGACCCGCGCCATAACAGGCTTTTTGAAAATGCTCGCTTCCGCCGATACGCTCTACCTCACCGGTCAACCGCTCGATTTCGCCACGCTGGAGGCGATCGGCACGGGCGCGCGCCACCCTGTCGCCTGCGAGATCGGCATGGGGCGTGTCGGCACGGCGCGGCATGTGGTGACGGAGCGCCTGGCGACGGGCCTGCCGATCTATGGTGCGAATACCGGCGTCGGCTCGATGAAGGACAAGCTGTGGACGGCGGACGACCTTGCCGAATTCAACAACAGCCTCGTCAAGGCGCATCACTTCGGCACGGGCGAGCCCTTCTCTCTGCCCATCGTGCGCAAGGCGATGGCGATCCGCGTCAACACGGCGCTCGGCGGCTATTCCGGCTGCAGCCCGGAACTCATCGACGCCTTCCTGGCTTTGCTCGAACGGGACATCGTGCCGGTCGTGCGCCGTCACGGCTCGATGGGCTGCGCCGATATCGGCCTGATGGGGCAGGTGGCGGCGGTGCTGACGGGCGAGGGCGAAGCCTGGTTCGGCGGCGAGCGCCTGCCGGCGGCCGAAGCGCTCAAGCGCGCCGGCCTTGCGCCCTATCGCATGCAGCCGCGCGATGCGCTGGCCGCGCTCAGCGTCAATGCCATTTCCCATGCCGCCGCCGCCAATGTGGTGCGCGAGGCGGCCAAGGCGATCCGCAACCTCATGGTGACGGGCGTGCTCTCCTCGCTGGCGCTCGGCGCCTCTGCCGATCCGTGGCGGGTGGCGGCCCGCCTTTCGGCCCATGGCGAGGCGCTGGCCGGCACCTGGTTCGAGGCGCAGGCGACGTCCGGCCATTGGCCGAAGCCGTCTGCGATCCACGACCCGCTCAGCCTGCGCATGACCGCGCAGGTCTTCGGCGCCTGCCTCGATACGCTGATGAATGCCGCCGAGCGCATCGTCGAGGCGACGGCGCAGTCGGACGACAACCCGGTCGTGCTCGACAACCACGTCATGGCCTCGGGCGGCTCGCTGCCGCTGTCGACCACGCTCTATGTCGAGGCGGCGCAGACGGGCTTTGCCCATCTTGCGCGCAACGTGCTGAACCGCTGCGTGCTGCTCGCCAACGGCGTGCGCCGCAACCTGCCGGTCAATCTCGTCGCGCCCGGCGAGGCGGCGACGGGCTTCGGACCGCTGCTGAAACTTGCCGTGGAACTCTACATGCGCATCCAGTCGCTGGCCGTGCCGATCTCGGCGCAATCCATCGTCGTGGCCGGCGGTCTGGAAGAGGAGGCGACCTTCCTGCCGCTCATCGTCGAACGCATGGAAAGCCAGGTGCGTGATCTGCGCCAGCTCGCCGCGCTCGAAGCCATGCTGTCCTCGCAGGCGATCGATCTTGTCGGCGACAATGCCGAGGGCGTCGCGGCCATCGCCTATCAGCGCACGCGGGCGATCAGCCCCTTCTACCGCAAGGACAGGCCGCTTTCCGCCGAGATCGAGGCGCTCGACCGCGACCTTGCCAGCCCCGAGGCGCTTGCCGCCTTCGTCGATGCCGCGCCCATGGCGGGTTTCGACGCCTTCTTTGCTCTCAAGTCCTGACGGAGACCATCATGGCCGATTTCGATCTCGTTCTGAAAGGGACCGTGGTTCTTGCGGACCGCATCGTGGATGGCGGGCATGTCGCCGTGCGCGACGGCAAGGTGGTGCATGTCGGCCAGGGCGCGATGCCCGCGGCGAAGGAGCGGCACGATCTCTCCGGCGCGCTGATCCTGCCGGGCGCCATCGATGCGCAGGTGCATTCGCTCTCGCAGAAGAACCAGGAGGATTTCATCTGGTCGACGCGCTCGGCGGCAGCGGGCGGCGTCACCACCATCGTCGACATGCCTTATGACGAGGGCAACCTCGTCTGCTCGGCCGAGGCCGTGAAGATCAAGGTCGATCATGCCTCGCCGCAGGCGCGCGTCGATTTCGCGCTCTACGGCACGGTCGACCCCGAGGAGGGACCGGCGCGTATCGGCGAGATGGTCGAGGCGGGCGTCGCGGCCTTCAAGTTCTCCACCTTCGGCACGGATCCGAAGCGGTTCCCGCGCATTCCTGCGGCGCTGCTGGAGGATTGCTTCCGCGCCATCGCGCCGACGGGGCTGGCGGCCGGCGTGCACAACGAGGACGACGAGGCGGTGCGCGCGGCGATTGCCAAGGTGAAGGCGGCCGGTATCACCGATTACCGCGCCCATGGCCTCTCCCGTCCGCCGATGACGGAGCTGCTCGCCTCCAACCAGATCTACGAAACCGGCGCCGAGACCGGCTGCCCGGCTCATGTGGTGCATTGCTCGCTCGGCCGCGGCTACGAGATCGCCGCCGCCTACCGGGCGCAGGGGCACCGCGCCACCATCGAGTGCTGCATCCACTATCTGACCCTCGACGAGGAGAACGACGTGCGCCGTCTCGGCGGCAAGGCGAAGATCAATCCGCCGATCCGTTCGCGCGCCGAGGTGGAAAAGCTCTGGCGCCACGTCGCCGGGGGCAATGTCACGCTGGTTTCCACCGACCACGTCAGTTGGTCGGAGGACCGCAAGACCAATCCGGACATGCTGGCCAATGCGTCGGGCGTGCCGGGGCTGGAGGTCATGGTGCCGCTCTTCGTCAAGGGCGCGCTGGAGCGCGGCATTTCCCTGACGCGCGCCGCCGAGCTGATGACGCTCAACCCGGCGCGGCATTTCCGGCTGGATCATGCCAAGGGCGCGCTGGAGGCCGGCAAGGACGCCGACATCACCGTGCTGACGCCCGAGCCCTATATCTATGACGCGGCGGCGAGCGGCCACAACGTCGTCGGCTGGTC
This region includes:
- a CDS encoding GlxA family transcriptional regulator; amino-acid sequence: MKKHACHMLDPSADTLDIDILVLPETNLILVASVIEPLRAANRISGQALYRWRIFSPDGLPVETRSRIPVPVDGPFRPEKEAHPLFVLSSYQWQMSATPLLRRQLSQTARYRTAMAGIESGSWLLAEASLLDGHSVTIHWEDMEEFASRYPQIAVMRERFVIDGKRLTTGGSLPTLDLMLEIIRRRQGYSLALEVSRLFIYEHERTGGLLQVPALGNMRVADQRVSQAVRLMEETVDAPLTLARLARRVGISARHLQDLFQETMGVAPHQHYLALRLNAARRKVIETRAEFADIAALTGFNSSSAFSRSYRAHYHESPTETRRRLRTGAKT
- a CDS encoding aromatic amino acid lyase; the protein is MLASADTLYLTGQPLDFATLEAIGTGARHPVACEIGMGRVGTARHVVTERLATGLPIYGANTGVGSMKDKLWTADDLAEFNNSLVKAHHFGTGEPFSLPIVRKAMAIRVNTALGGYSGCSPELIDAFLALLERDIVPVVRRHGSMGCADIGLMGQVAAVLTGEGEAWFGGERLPAAEALKRAGLAPYRMQPRDALAALSVNAISHAAAANVVREAAKAIRNLMVTGVLSSLALGASADPWRVAARLSAHGEALAGTWFEAQATSGHWPKPSAIHDPLSLRMTAQVFGACLDTLMNAAERIVEATAQSDDNPVVLDNHVMASGGSLPLSTTLYVEAAQTGFAHLARNVLNRCVLLANGVRRNLPVNLVAPGEAATGFGPLLKLAVELYMRIQSLAVPISAQSIVVAGGLEEEATFLPLIVERMESQVRDLRQLAALEAMLSSQAIDLVGDNAEGVAAIAYQRTRAISPFYRKDRPLSAEIEALDRDLASPEALAAFVDAAPMAGFDAFFALKS
- a CDS encoding dihydroorotase family protein, encoding MADFDLVLKGTVVLADRIVDGGHVAVRDGKVVHVGQGAMPAAKERHDLSGALILPGAIDAQVHSLSQKNQEDFIWSTRSAAAGGVTTIVDMPYDEGNLVCSAEAVKIKVDHASPQARVDFALYGTVDPEEGPARIGEMVEAGVAAFKFSTFGTDPKRFPRIPAALLEDCFRAIAPTGLAAGVHNEDDEAVRAAIAKVKAAGITDYRAHGLSRPPMTELLASNQIYETGAETGCPAHVVHCSLGRGYEIAAAYRAQGHRATIECCIHYLTLDEENDVRRLGGKAKINPPIRSRAEVEKLWRHVAGGNVTLVSTDHVSWSEDRKTNPDMLANASGVPGLEVMVPLFVKGALERGISLTRAAELMTLNPARHFRLDHAKGALEAGKDADITVLTPEPYIYDAAASGHNVVGWSPYNGIKLPWRVSAMYLRGKLAFDGKAVLAEPGAGAFVRPLPTLVCAGAR
- a CDS encoding 3-keto-5-aminohexanoate cleavage protein, giving the protein MNRDVFITCAVTGSGDTAGKSPHVPRSPKQIAESAIEAAKAGAAIVHCHVRDPETGAPSRRNDLYREVTERIRDAEVDVVLNLTAGMGGDMIFGNTEQPLPLNPNGTDMVGATERVSHVAECLPEICTLDCGTMNFSLGDYVMTNTPSMLRAMGKMMTDLGVRPEIEAFDTGHLWFAKQLAEEGIIEDPVLIQLCMGIPWGAPDDLNTFMAMVNNVPSNWTFSAFSIGRNAMAYPAAAVLAGGNVRVGLEDNLYVGKGQLATNAQLVDKAVNIVESMGARVIGPAEVREKLKLTKRAPRG
- a CDS encoding LysR family transcriptional regulator: MDLSTLCLVHSILEERGIRRAAAAAGRPASSASAALRRVEAVLSVPLVRRDGQALVPTLEAEARLPRFAEIAHAATALAALGTGAATVPAIPLPALARFAAAARAGSINAAAKNLGLGQPQLTRQLTHLEQTIGCKLLARSAAGISCTPAGLEALALAERIGTAWEALSAASAERFRRSAATWRLGTVIPFGHESEIAALLARLAVKWRAARPRQPLFLSSTTADDLVSGLKTRRFDLILLDTDRYPAEFDGQLIGRSQLALAAPRALEEAERQDIAALLRRYPIAVPSPRSGLRQMTDRFLEAALSPADRARLTLVEVDSIPVIINLVLDHGHLSVLPEHSVANIAPPPTLLPLDAAYQQSLSLVWPRDALSRQAAETMLALLSKA